The Apostichopus japonicus isolate 1M-3 chromosome 6, ASM3797524v1, whole genome shotgun sequence genome contains a region encoding:
- the LOC139969071 gene encoding gastrotropin-like, translating to MAAAFEGKWVFDRSEGMDAIVGALSLPADKVPKSGQTTLEYKISGNSFTINGTHPKSGKALSSTFTIGEKFKADELSAYLGKDVFATPSWTGSKLVVSGEGGQGSLTREVVNGELITTFTFGGASGKRIFKKA from the exons ATGGCCGCTGCATTTGAAGGAAAATGGGTTTTCGACCGCAGTGAAGGAATGGACGCGATTGTTGGTGCTCTTTCTTTGCCAGCAGATAAAGTACCAAAGAGTGGACAGACTACCCTCGAGTACAAAATCAGTGGCAACTCTTTCACTATTAATGGTACTCATCCAAAATCTGGAAAGGCTTTGTCT TCAACTTTCACCATCGGTGAGAAGTTCAAGGCAGACGAATTGAGTGCATATCTTGGCAAGGATGTCTTTGCGACCCCGTCTTGGACTGGTTCAAAACTCGTCGTGTCCGGAGAGGGTGGTCAGGGGTCACTCACCCGTGAGGTTGTAAATGGAGAACTGATTACAACCTTCACCTTCGGCGGAGCTAGCGGAAAGCGTATTTTCAAGAAGGCATAA